The proteins below come from a single Asanoa ferruginea genomic window:
- a CDS encoding NIPSNAP family protein, which translates to MTIVELRQYTLVPGGRDTLVALFDEHLVESQEADGARIVGQFRDLDRDDRFVWLREFPSMTDRQTALTAFYSGPVWKQHRDAANATMIDSDNVLLMRAIQPFIGYAPRDAAVPSASVFVAGLHALEGDAVADYADHFAREVRPRLGAAVLGTCQTIHEPNTFPALPVREGEDLFVWFARLDSAADLDAFAARAEAVGGPVTLLRLAPTPRSALR; encoded by the coding sequence GTGACGATTGTGGAGCTTCGGCAATACACCCTCGTGCCGGGTGGGCGGGACACGCTGGTTGCCCTCTTCGACGAGCACCTCGTCGAGTCGCAGGAGGCCGACGGCGCCCGGATCGTCGGGCAGTTCCGCGATCTCGACCGTGACGACCGGTTTGTCTGGCTACGCGAGTTCCCGTCGATGACCGACCGCCAGACCGCCCTCACCGCGTTCTACTCCGGCCCGGTCTGGAAGCAACACCGCGACGCCGCCAACGCCACCATGATCGATTCCGACAACGTGCTGCTCATGCGGGCGATCCAACCCTTCATCGGGTACGCGCCGCGCGACGCTGCCGTCCCGTCCGCCAGTGTGTTCGTCGCCGGGCTGCACGCGCTCGAGGGCGACGCGGTGGCCGACTATGCCGACCACTTCGCCCGCGAGGTGCGCCCCCGGCTCGGTGCCGCCGTGCTCGGCACCTGTCAGACCATCCACGAGCCGAACACCTTCCCGGCCCTGCCGGTGCGCGAGGGGGAGGACCTGTTCGTCTGGTTCGCCCGCCTCGACTCCGCGGCCGACCTCGACGCCTTCGCCGCGCGGGCCGAGGCCGTCGGCGGTCCCGTCACGTTGTTGCGCCTCGCGCCGACGCCGCGGTCGGCGCTGCGCTGA
- a CDS encoding sortase yields MIARRWTGSAVVGAGLVLLALAGAPPTWRAPDLAATQRALDARLPTTVTRPAIGAPFARLVIPKLGLHWAVVEGVDPAEIADAPGHYPQTALPGQVGNFAVAGHRSKGLFWDLDRLAPGDEVIVEYGPRTFTYAVTGSRVVAPTAVEVLAPVPGSPRERATAAALTLTTCEPKWDNDRRLVVTAALQDAANLPGEVPNT; encoded by the coding sequence GTGATCGCCCGCCGGTGGACAGGCAGCGCCGTGGTGGGCGCCGGGCTGGTCCTGCTCGCCCTGGCCGGCGCGCCGCCGACCTGGCGCGCTCCCGACCTCGCGGCCACCCAGCGGGCCCTCGACGCGCGCTTGCCGACGACCGTCACCCGGCCGGCGATCGGCGCACCCTTCGCCCGACTCGTCATCCCGAAGCTGGGCCTGCACTGGGCGGTCGTGGAAGGCGTCGACCCGGCGGAGATCGCGGACGCGCCCGGCCACTACCCGCAGACCGCGCTGCCCGGCCAGGTCGGCAACTTCGCCGTCGCCGGGCACCGCAGCAAAGGGCTGTTCTGGGACCTCGACCGGCTGGCGCCCGGCGACGAGGTGATCGTCGAGTACGGGCCGCGCACCTTCACCTACGCCGTCACCGGTTCGCGGGTGGTCGCGCCGACCGCGGTCGAGGTGCTCGCGCCCGTGCCGGGTTCGCCGCGCGAACGGGCCACCGCCGCGGCACTCACGCTCACCACCTGCGAACCGAAATGGGACAACGACCGGCGGCTCGTCGTGACCGCGGCGCTCCAGGACGCCGCCAACCTCCCGGGAGAGGTGCCCAACACATGA
- a CDS encoding LPXTG cell wall anchor domain-containing protein, with the protein MILLRTAVGLGAAALALGLAGGAASAVDITTPVGGATASGADLLVSGRAARPGTTVTVTAAAGSGPSIDVASCDAAVGDAGTWSCALSGLAPGSWTLNAAGTSANGAAETTPLRSFRVGPGGPPDAPQALATTGDALNTPLATAGVALLALGAGLLYRERRRPGRKLRIR; encoded by the coding sequence ATGATTCTCCTGCGTACGGCGGTCGGCCTCGGCGCCGCCGCACTCGCGCTCGGGCTGGCCGGGGGCGCGGCTTCCGCGGTCGACATCACCACGCCGGTCGGCGGTGCGACCGCGTCGGGCGCCGACCTTCTGGTCTCCGGCCGCGCCGCCCGGCCCGGCACCACCGTGACCGTCACCGCGGCCGCCGGCAGCGGCCCGAGCATCGACGTGGCGTCCTGCGACGCGGCGGTCGGCGATGCGGGGACCTGGTCGTGTGCGCTGAGTGGGCTCGCGCCCGGCAGTTGGACGCTGAACGCCGCCGGCACCAGCGCCAACGGGGCCGCCGAGACGACGCCGCTGCGCAGCTTCCGGGTCGGCCCGGGCGGCCCGCCCGACGCGCCGCAGGCGCTGGCCACCACGGGCGACGCCCTGAACACGCCGCTGGCGACGGCCGGCGTCGCGTTGCTTGCCCTGGGCGCCGGTCTCCTCTACCGCGAACGCCGCCGGCCGGGCCGCAAGCTCCGCATCCGCTAG
- a CDS encoding ABC transporter permease, whose product MTAALHAEWTKLRTVAGPLWLVIGAAVLTVSLSAAAVGAAKCPAAGCGQDAVRTTLTGVQLGQAIVAVLAVLVIGDEYRHGLIRTTLAAVPSRVTLLAAKGVVVAGATLAAAIPGVLGAYLAGRLILPGRGFTAAHGYPPLSLTDGATLRAVFGSVLYLNLVALLSLGLAAAVRDAPTGVGVVLAVLYLAPVLITVVSDPDWEKRLRQLTPSDAGLSIQHTVGVADLPIGPWAGLGVLALWAAGALLLGGALLRLRDA is encoded by the coding sequence ATGACCGCCGCGTTGCACGCCGAGTGGACCAAACTGCGCACGGTGGCCGGCCCGTTGTGGCTGGTGATCGGGGCGGCGGTGCTGACGGTTTCGCTGAGCGCGGCGGCGGTTGGCGCGGCGAAGTGCCCGGCGGCGGGGTGCGGCCAGGACGCGGTCCGGACCACCCTGACGGGCGTCCAACTCGGCCAGGCGATCGTCGCGGTGCTCGCGGTGCTGGTGATCGGCGACGAATACCGCCACGGCCTGATCCGCACCACGCTCGCGGCGGTGCCGTCGCGGGTGACGCTCCTGGCCGCGAAGGGCGTGGTGGTCGCCGGCGCGACCCTGGCGGCGGCGATCCCGGGGGTGCTCGGCGCCTACCTGGCCGGGCGGCTGATCCTGCCCGGTCGCGGGTTCACCGCCGCGCACGGCTATCCCCCGCTGTCGCTGACCGACGGGGCGACACTGCGGGCGGTGTTCGGCTCGGTGCTGTATCTGAACCTGGTCGCTTTGTTGAGCCTGGGCCTGGCGGCGGCGGTACGCGACGCACCCACCGGGGTGGGCGTCGTGCTCGCGGTGCTCTATCTGGCGCCGGTGCTGATCACGGTCGTCTCGGACCCGGACTGGGAGAAGCGGTTGCGGCAGCTCACCCCGAGCGACGCCGGGTTGTCGATCCAGCACACGGTCGGCGTCGCGGACCTGCCGATCGGGCCGTGGGCCGGGCTCGGAGTGCTGGCCCTCTGGGCGGCGGGGGCGCTCCTGCTGGGTGGGGCGCTGCTCCGCCTACGCGACGCGTAG
- a CDS encoding ABC transporter permease subunit yields the protein MSGFVGLLHAELTKFRSVRGWVIGCGLAVFLMLLFAGLAGAGSSHTGGGPGRGKAPVGPDGLPVLDGLTLVHQPLDGDGTLTVRVASLIGSEPPTGAPEGAAPTAPDRPAAPAPGPAEPWAKAGLIVKSSTTPGSAYAAVMVTGGHGVRMQHDYIHDKAGPADARWLRLVRTGGTVTGYASADGTAWTEVGTASLAAGDATAGIFVATPGHEEFEQFLGGSSSMGGKVIATGTFDNLAISGGRPGADWVTADVSSASDPQAPPVVSTRTGDTFTVQGSGDVAPTTGAPGPKLEQTLVGSFAALTVVAVLGVLFITTEYRRGLVRVTFTTTPGRIRVLAAKAVVLGAITFVVGLIASTGALLFGKAILGGDGYPAPIGTQVRLVVGTAALLAVAAVFALAIGTILRRGAGAVAAVVVLITLPYILSVAAVLPAVPAQWVLRLTPAAAFAVQQTLHVWPQVYQAYTPAFGYFPLSPWGGFAVLCGWTVAALAIAAVLLRRRDA from the coding sequence ATGAGCGGGTTCGTCGGGCTCCTGCATGCCGAGCTGACCAAGTTCCGGTCGGTCCGCGGCTGGGTGATCGGCTGCGGGCTCGCCGTCTTCCTGATGCTGCTGTTCGCGGGGCTGGCGGGTGCCGGCAGCAGCCACACCGGCGGAGGTCCCGGTCGCGGCAAGGCACCGGTCGGGCCGGACGGCCTTCCGGTGCTCGACGGGCTCACCCTCGTGCACCAGCCGCTCGACGGCGACGGCACGCTGACCGTGCGGGTCGCGTCGCTGATCGGCTCCGAACCACCAACGGGCGCGCCCGAAGGCGCCGCGCCCACCGCGCCGGACCGGCCGGCGGCGCCGGCGCCGGGACCGGCCGAGCCATGGGCCAAGGCGGGCCTGATCGTGAAGTCGAGCACCACGCCCGGTTCGGCCTACGCGGCGGTCATGGTGACCGGTGGGCACGGGGTACGCATGCAGCACGACTACATCCACGACAAGGCGGGGCCGGCCGACGCGCGCTGGCTGCGGCTGGTGCGAACGGGCGGGACGGTCACCGGGTACGCGTCGGCCGACGGCACCGCCTGGACCGAGGTCGGCACCGCGTCGCTCGCGGCCGGCGACGCGACCGCCGGGATCTTCGTCGCCACGCCCGGGCACGAGGAGTTCGAACAGTTTCTCGGCGGCTCCAGCAGCATGGGCGGCAAGGTCATCGCGACGGGCACGTTCGACAACCTCGCGATCAGCGGCGGCCGTCCGGGTGCCGACTGGGTGACGGCCGACGTCTCCAGCGCCAGCGACCCGCAGGCGCCGCCGGTGGTCTCCACCCGCACCGGCGACACGTTCACCGTGCAGGGTTCCGGCGACGTCGCGCCGACCACCGGCGCTCCGGGGCCGAAGCTCGAGCAGACGCTGGTCGGCAGCTTCGCGGCGCTGACCGTCGTGGCGGTGCTCGGGGTCCTGTTCATCACCACCGAATACCGGCGCGGCCTGGTCCGCGTCACGTTCACCACCACACCGGGCCGGATCCGGGTGCTCGCGGCCAAGGCGGTCGTGCTCGGCGCGATCACGTTCGTCGTCGGCCTGATCGCCTCGACCGGCGCCCTGCTGTTCGGCAAGGCGATCCTCGGCGGCGACGGCTATCCGGCGCCGATCGGCACGCAGGTGCGCCTGGTGGTCGGCACCGCCGCCCTGCTCGCCGTGGCGGCGGTCTTCGCCCTCGCGATCGGCACCATCCTGCGGCGGGGCGCCGGAGCGGTGGCGGCCGTCGTCGTGCTCATCACGCTGCCCTACATCCTGTCGGTGGCGGCGGTGCTGCCGGCCGTACCCGCGCAATGGGTGTTGCGGTTGACCCCCGCCGCGGCGTTCGCGGTGCAGCAGACACTGCACGTGTGGCCGCAGGTCTATCAGGCCTACACGCCGGCGTTCGGCTATTTCCCGCTGTCGCCGTGGGGCGGTTTCGCGGTGCTCTGCGGCTGGACGGTGGCCGCGCTCGCGATCGCCGCCGTGCTGCTGCGCCGGAGGGACGCATGA
- a CDS encoding ATP-binding cassette domain-containing protein: protein MEATIEVTDLRKTYGSTVALDGMTFTVTPGRVTAFVGPNGAGKSTTMRVVLGLDRVDAGTALIGGRPYRSLRTPLRHVGALLDASALHPSRSGRDHLLWQAHSQRLGGKRVDEVLRLTGLADVGRRSAGGYSLGMRQRLGVAGALLGDPPVLMLDEPFNGLDPEGIRWMRGFLRALAAEGRAVLVSSHLMSELQDTAGHLVVVGRGRVVADTSVADLIAAASGDRVTVRTAARTEAMTALAREGATVAVTERDTLTVDGLPADRVVTVLSGAGVPFSEVAAHRATLEEAYMDLTRDAVEFRAEPTEVAR from the coding sequence ATGGAAGCCACCATCGAGGTCACCGACCTGCGCAAGACGTACGGGTCGACCGTGGCGCTGGACGGGATGACGTTCACCGTCACCCCGGGCCGGGTTACCGCGTTCGTCGGGCCCAACGGCGCCGGCAAGTCCACGACCATGCGTGTCGTCCTCGGTCTCGACCGGGTCGACGCGGGCACCGCGCTCATCGGGGGCCGGCCGTACCGCAGCCTGCGCACGCCGCTGCGGCACGTCGGCGCGTTGCTCGACGCATCCGCCCTGCATCCGTCCCGCAGCGGCCGCGACCACCTGCTCTGGCAGGCGCATTCGCAGCGGCTCGGCGGCAAGCGGGTCGACGAGGTGCTCCGGCTGACCGGGCTGGCCGACGTCGGCCGGCGTTCGGCGGGCGGCTACTCGCTCGGCATGCGGCAGCGGCTGGGGGTCGCCGGCGCGCTGCTCGGCGACCCGCCGGTGCTGATGCTCGACGAGCCGTTCAACGGGCTCGACCCGGAGGGGATCCGGTGGATGCGCGGCTTCCTGCGCGCGCTCGCCGCCGAGGGTCGCGCCGTGCTGGTCTCCAGCCACCTGATGAGCGAGTTGCAGGACACCGCCGGCCACCTGGTCGTGGTCGGCCGCGGCCGGGTGGTCGCCGACACGAGCGTCGCCGACCTGATCGCGGCGGCCTCGGGCGACCGGGTCACCGTGCGGACCGCCGCCCGGACCGAGGCGATGACCGCGCTGGCCCGCGAGGGCGCCACCGTCGCGGTGACCGAGCGCGACACCCTGACCGTCGACGGGCTCCCCGCCGACCGGGTGGTGACGGTGCTCAGCGGGGCCGGCGTCCCGTTCTCGGAAGTGGCCGCGCACCGGGCAACGCTGGAAGAGGCATACATGGACCTGACCCGCGACGCCGTCGAGTTCCGCGCCGAGCCGACGGAGGTCGCGCGATGA
- a CDS encoding sensor histidine kinase, whose translation MTPPATRRAAAAVLAVAALVEVLARSASSDVTTQFLVVVGALAVASTAPLALRNPTAGALLITAASVLSLAGFRLAIVTGLLAQLVAGYLVGRRGALGVAVPLGLPYLVLAFFFPAAVVLAGLLPMCVLAGAARRVSRADAAHLAAQDAFAGTLVEHTARGERARIARELHDVVAHHISMISVQAENARLTTAGLPEAGAQRFLAIGGTARAALTEMRRLLGVLRSDADVGVPDRRPQPGVRELTELLDEARDASGAGTRLILSGAPVPLDPGVELAAYRIVQEALTNARRHAPGAAVDVEITYRPDALCLRIRDNGPGPPPGSGGGHGLSGMRERAAAVGGELRTGSGGAAAGGFVVEATLPTSAQEDR comes from the coding sequence GTGACCCCGCCCGCGACCCGGCGCGCGGCCGCCGCCGTGCTGGCGGTGGCCGCGCTCGTCGAGGTGCTGGCCCGCTCCGCGTCGTCAGACGTCACCACGCAGTTCCTGGTGGTGGTCGGCGCGCTCGCGGTGGCGTCGACGGCGCCGCTGGCGTTGCGCAACCCGACCGCCGGCGCGCTGCTGATCACCGCCGCGTCGGTGCTCTCGCTGGCCGGCTTCCGGCTGGCGATCGTGACCGGCCTGCTGGCCCAACTCGTGGCCGGCTACCTGGTCGGCCGCCGGGGTGCGCTCGGGGTGGCGGTGCCGCTCGGCCTGCCCTACCTGGTGCTGGCGTTCTTCTTCCCGGCCGCGGTGGTGCTGGCCGGCCTGTTGCCGATGTGCGTGCTGGCCGGCGCCGCGCGTCGGGTCAGCCGGGCCGACGCCGCACACCTGGCGGCCCAGGACGCGTTCGCCGGGACGCTGGTCGAGCACACCGCGCGCGGCGAGCGGGCCCGGATCGCCCGGGAGTTGCACGACGTGGTGGCACACCACATCTCGATGATCTCGGTGCAGGCGGAGAACGCGCGGCTGACGACCGCGGGGTTGCCGGAGGCGGGCGCACAGAGATTTCTGGCCATCGGGGGTACGGCTCGCGCCGCGCTCACCGAGATGCGCCGCCTGCTGGGGGTCCTCCGTTCCGATGCCGACGTCGGTGTCCCGGACCGGCGCCCACAGCCCGGCGTGCGCGAGTTGACCGAGTTGCTCGACGAGGCCCGCGACGCGTCCGGCGCGGGCACCCGGCTGATCCTGAGCGGTGCGCCGGTGCCGCTGGACCCGGGCGTGGAGTTGGCCGCCTACCGGATCGTGCAGGAGGCGCTGACCAACGCCCGCCGGCACGCACCCGGCGCGGCGGTCGACGTCGAGATCACCTATCGTCCGGACGCGCTGTGCCTGCGGATCCGCGACAACGGCCCTGGTCCGCCGCCCGGCTCTGGCGGCGGGCACGGCCTGTCCGGGATGCGCGAGCGGGCCGCGGCCGTCGGCGGAGAACTGCGTACCGGATCCGGCGGTGCCGCCGCCGGCGGCTTCGTCGTCGAGGCCACGCTGCCCACCTCAGCCCAGGAGGACCGATGA
- a CDS encoding response regulator, with translation MIRVVVADDHEVVRGGFAGLLATQPDITVVGTAADGAEAVKVCAATTPDVVLMDVRMPGVDGIEATRLLTASPAHPRVLILTTFDLDEYVYDAIRAGASGFLLKDVRAESLFDAVRVVAAGEALLAPTVTRRLISEFARQHRPSAPDPAALSALTPRETQVLRLVAEGLSNPEIAARLVVTEETVKTHVSRMLTKLGLRDRTQAVVAAYETGLVVPRSRA, from the coding sequence ATGATCCGCGTGGTGGTGGCCGACGACCACGAGGTGGTGCGCGGCGGGTTCGCCGGCCTGCTGGCCACCCAGCCCGACATCACCGTGGTCGGCACGGCCGCCGACGGCGCCGAGGCGGTGAAGGTCTGCGCGGCCACGACGCCCGACGTGGTGCTGATGGACGTGCGGATGCCCGGCGTCGACGGCATCGAGGCGACCCGGCTGCTGACCGCGTCGCCGGCACACCCGCGGGTGCTCATCCTGACCACGTTCGACCTCGACGAATACGTCTACGACGCGATCCGCGCGGGCGCCAGCGGCTTCCTGCTCAAGGACGTGCGCGCGGAGTCGCTGTTCGACGCGGTTCGGGTGGTCGCGGCGGGGGAGGCCCTGCTCGCGCCGACCGTGACCCGCCGGCTGATCAGCGAGTTCGCCCGCCAACACCGTCCATCGGCACCCGACCCGGCGGCGCTGTCGGCGCTGACCCCGCGGGAGACCCAGGTGTTGCGCCTGGTGGCCGAGGGTCTGTCCAACCCGGAGATCGCCGCCCGCCTGGTGGTCACGGAGGAGACGGTCAAGACCCACGTCAGCCGGATGCTCACGAAGCTCGGCCTGCGCGACCGCACCCAGGCGGTGGTCGCCGCGTATGAAACGGGGCTGGTCGTCCCGCGCAGCCGCGCCTAG
- a CDS encoding Lrp/AsnC ligand binding domain-containing protein, whose product MSGEVEAVVLVWLNHTKDAPCLEAYLARRPEVVDAWWVAADSDAVVRVRCQDMAALDGLVRGLRHHAGAGRTLTHLVLRPFDLHRSRSWHEPLGSHPVTTHVVATAAALH is encoded by the coding sequence ATGAGCGGAGAGGTCGAAGCGGTGGTCCTGGTGTGGCTCAACCACACCAAGGACGCGCCCTGCCTGGAGGCCTACCTGGCACGTCGGCCGGAGGTGGTCGATGCCTGGTGGGTCGCCGCCGATAGTGATGCCGTCGTCCGGGTGCGGTGCCAGGACATGGCGGCCCTCGACGGCCTGGTCCGCGGGCTCCGGCACCACGCCGGGGCCGGGCGCACCCTGACCCATCTGGTGCTGCGCCCGTTCGACCTGCATCGATCAAGGAGCTGGCATGAGCCTCTCGGATCTCATCCCGTCACTACGCACGTCGTTGCCACCGCAGCGGCTCTGCACTGA
- the lysA gene encoding diaminopimelate decarboxylase: MSLSDLIPSLRTSLPPQRLCTEIWPASTRHTGHGAITIGGVDLADLAEQYGTPAYVIDEGEVREHCREYGAAFGKGNVVYAAKALTSRAVLRWVQEEGLGLSVYSEGQLSVAAAVGFPAERIILHGDAKTPADLQAALDYGVGRVVIESASEVTRLAAIATRKQRVLIRVLPPHDNVFDGVAGIPAPCDADRFGVAAPSEAFDDLVKRIVAQPKLELVGLDCYVGSQISRFGGYERAIQRLVQVAGHLARTKGILVREINIGGGHAAPAVDGESPFAVAAFAGRARAVLGLACERQGVPEPELVVTPGRAVVARAGVALYRVVAVRREPEGTQLVAIDGGLSDNPRPALYGARYTAVLLGRAGDGPAVSSTIVGRHDEAGDVLARSVPLPADLRPGDLLAAPGAGAYHLPLASNYNLVGRPPLIAVRDGVARVVVRRETIDDVLCRDVA, encoded by the coding sequence ATGAGCCTCTCGGATCTCATCCCGTCACTACGCACGTCGTTGCCACCGCAGCGGCTCTGCACTGAGATCTGGCCGGCGTCCACCCGTCACACCGGGCACGGCGCGATCACGATCGGCGGGGTCGACCTCGCCGACCTCGCGGAGCAATACGGAACACCGGCGTACGTCATTGACGAGGGAGAGGTTCGGGAACACTGCCGGGAGTACGGCGCGGCCTTCGGCAAGGGCAACGTGGTGTACGCGGCCAAGGCGCTGACCAGCCGGGCGGTGCTGCGATGGGTGCAGGAGGAGGGGCTCGGGCTCAGCGTCTACTCCGAGGGACAGCTCTCGGTCGCCGCCGCGGTGGGCTTTCCGGCCGAGCGGATCATCCTGCACGGCGACGCCAAGACCCCCGCTGACCTCCAGGCCGCGCTCGACTACGGCGTCGGCCGGGTGGTCATCGAGTCGGCCTCGGAGGTGACCCGGCTCGCCGCGATCGCGACGCGGAAGCAGCGGGTGCTGATCCGGGTGCTCCCGCCGCACGACAACGTCTTCGACGGCGTCGCGGGTATCCCCGCGCCGTGCGACGCCGACCGGTTCGGTGTCGCGGCGCCCAGCGAGGCCTTCGACGACCTGGTCAAGCGGATCGTCGCCCAGCCGAAGCTGGAACTGGTCGGCCTGGACTGTTACGTCGGCTCGCAGATCAGCCGGTTCGGCGGCTACGAGCGGGCGATCCAGCGACTGGTCCAGGTGGCCGGGCATCTTGCCCGTACCAAGGGAATCCTGGTCCGGGAGATCAACATCGGTGGGGGTCACGCCGCCCCCGCCGTGGACGGCGAATCCCCCTTCGCTGTCGCCGCGTTCGCAGGCCGGGCCCGGGCGGTCCTGGGCCTGGCTTGCGAACGCCAGGGCGTGCCGGAACCGGAGCTCGTGGTGACACCGGGCCGGGCGGTTGTCGCCCGGGCCGGGGTGGCCCTGTACCGGGTCGTGGCGGTTCGCCGCGAGCCGGAGGGCACCCAACTCGTCGCCATCGACGGAGGGCTGAGCGACAACCCCCGGCCAGCTCTCTACGGAGCCCGGTATACGGCCGTCCTGCTGGGCCGGGCCGGCGACGGCCCGGCGGTGTCGAGCACGATCGTCGGCCGCCATGACGAGGCCGGCGACGTGCTCGCCCGGTCGGTGCCACTGCCGGCCGACCTGCGCCCCGGCGATCTGCTCGCCGCCCCCGGCGCGGGTGCCTACCACCTGCCGCTGGCGTCCAACTACAACCTGGTCGGGCGCCCGCCGCTGATCGCGGTGCGCGACGGCGTGGCCCGCGTCGTGGTGCGGCGGGAAACGATCGACGACGTGCTCTGCCGGGACGTCGCCTAG